A window of Ruminococcus champanellensis 18P13 = JCM 17042 contains these coding sequences:
- the mreD gene encoding rod shape-determining protein MreD, whose product MTISAPKRSPKQERFCIALRWTLYVLLLALCFVLQCTGRHLNPLYVIPAAVCISMSEGVLTAAGVGMVTGLMIDISCGKLLGLNALFLVCGCVCTALLFMHLLRHNIINVLIVTLLLAAMQGGLDYLFYYYMWNYDAVETVFARWHLPVIFLTTGAVLPLYPIFKLIKRRLLPPSGNANEA is encoded by the coding sequence ATGACAATTAGTGCCCCCAAGCGCAGCCCCAAACAGGAGCGGTTCTGCATCGCCCTGCGCTGGACGCTGTATGTGCTGCTGCTTGCCCTGTGCTTTGTGCTGCAATGTACCGGCAGGCATCTGAACCCCCTGTATGTGATCCCGGCGGCGGTGTGTATCTCCATGAGCGAAGGGGTGCTGACCGCAGCGGGAGTGGGCATGGTCACCGGTCTGATGATCGACATTTCCTGCGGCAAGCTGCTGGGACTGAACGCCCTGTTTCTGGTATGCGGCTGCGTGTGTACCGCCCTGCTGTTTATGCATCTGCTGCGGCACAACATCATCAATGTGCTGATCGTGACCCTGTTGCTGGCAGCCATGCAGGGGGGGCTGGATTACCTGTTTTACTATTACATGTGGAATTACGACGCTGTGGAAACCGTCTTTGCCCGATGGCATCTGCCGGTGATCTTTCTGACCACCGGAGCAGTGCTGCCCTTGTATCCGATTTTCAAGCTGATCAAGCGCAGGCTGCTGCCTCCTTCGGGCAATGCCAACGAGGCATAA
- the mreC gene encoding rod shape-determining protein MreC, producing the protein MSEFFRSFKFKIILGVLALLLGVVLYAVTRGGSTTWLSQGFGVVFNPVRQAFTAVSNQIEGGVDTILNAQEYYNENQELRAQIGSLNSQLVDYENTKEELAELRKFLGIKEEHPDFVHSAPCHLISYVTNDPYGAFVIDRGREDGISVNDPVMTGEGLVGVITEVADTYATVRTILSPDLSIGAVCNRTKDTGIVEGNLRYAADGKTKMIYMDKTMTMQQGDLVITAGSSGLFPRGCVIGNVAETGMEESGLSAYAVIQPAVSLDRITSVVVILDFNGKGANYDN; encoded by the coding sequence ATGAGCGAATTTTTTCGCAGTTTTAAATTTAAGATCATCCTGGGCGTGCTGGCATTGCTGCTGGGGGTCGTGCTGTATGCGGTGACCCGGGGCGGCAGCACCACCTGGCTGTCCCAGGGGTTCGGTGTTGTATTCAACCCGGTGCGGCAGGCGTTTACCGCCGTTTCCAATCAAATCGAAGGGGGCGTTGACACCATCCTCAACGCCCAGGAATACTACAACGAAAACCAGGAGCTGCGGGCGCAGATCGGCTCGCTGAACAGCCAGCTGGTGGATTATGAGAACACCAAGGAGGAGCTGGCGGAGCTGCGGAAGTTCCTGGGTATCAAGGAGGAGCATCCGGACTTTGTGCATTCCGCACCCTGCCACCTGATCTCCTATGTGACCAACGATCCCTACGGTGCGTTCGTCATTGACCGGGGCAGGGAGGACGGGATCTCCGTCAATGACCCGGTGATGACCGGTGAAGGTCTGGTGGGCGTTATCACAGAGGTGGCGGATACTTACGCTACTGTGCGTACCATTTTGTCCCCGGATCTGTCCATCGGTGCGGTATGCAACCGGACAAAGGATACGGGCATCGTGGAAGGAAATCTCCGCTATGCGGCAGACGGGAAAACCAAAATGATCTACATGGACAAAACCATGACCATGCAGCAGGGGGATCTGGTCATTACCGCTGGCAGCTCCGGCTTATTTCCCCGGGGCTGCGTCATTGGCAATGTGGCGGAAACCGGCATGGAGGAAAGCGGCTTGTCCGCCTATGCGGTGATCCAGCCGGCAGTGAGCCTGGATCGGATCACCAGCGTGGTGGTGATCCTGGACTTTAACGGCAAGGGGGCTAATTATGACAATTAG
- a CDS encoding P-loop NTPase — protein sequence MSKVIAVTSGKGGTGKSSICSGLGYTLAKQGSRTLIIELDFGLRCIDIIFGMQGKIKYDLGDVLHNRVKPLDAVTQVPMASNLNILCAPKDPFASATVEQIVDICKQIRKYFDYIIIDTGAGINSHVFDIVEQANTILVVTTPDPICVRDAQMMSDEFYNRGNKRQRLIINKVNKRAIGSELVKSLDEIIDTIGVQLIGVIPEDYELVIATGKGQPIPSTAPSLAAFDAIAKRLKGENAPLTVKIK from the coding sequence ATGTCAAAAGTAATTGCAGTTACGTCCGGCAAAGGCGGCACGGGCAAATCCTCCATCTGTTCCGGATTGGGGTATACCCTTGCAAAGCAGGGCAGCAGAACCCTGATCATCGAGCTGGATTTCGGTCTGCGCTGTATTGATATCATTTTCGGCATGCAGGGCAAGATCAAGTACGACCTGGGGGATGTGCTTCACAACCGGGTAAAGCCCCTGGATGCTGTAACCCAGGTGCCTATGGCAAGCAACTTGAATATTCTCTGCGCACCGAAGGACCCCTTTGCAAGCGCAACGGTGGAGCAAATCGTGGATATCTGCAAGCAGATCCGAAAATATTTTGACTATATCATCATCGACACCGGTGCCGGCATCAACTCCCATGTATTCGATATCGTGGAACAGGCCAACACCATTCTGGTTGTGACCACGCCGGATCCCATCTGCGTGCGGGATGCCCAGATGATGTCCGATGAATTCTATAACCGTGGCAATAAGCGCCAGCGCCTGATTATCAACAAGGTCAACAAGCGTGCCATCGGCTCGGAACTGGTAAAAAGCCTGGACGAGATCATTGACACCATCGGCGTGCAGCTGATCGGCGTGATCCCGGAGGATTACGAGCTGGTCATCGCCACCGGCAAGGGTCAGCCCATCCCCTCCACTGCGCCCAGCCTGGCGGCATTTGACGCCATTGCCAAGCGGCTCAAGGGCGAGAACGCACCGCTGACCGTGAAAATCAAGTAA
- a CDS encoding DUF4321 domain-containing protein — protein MKNKLVLLFMIVTAAVLGGLLGNLCEGVYGVSWLAYSKAIGLDATTLNLSVFDLTFGIHFQLNVAQIILLAVALFVSPKIANAIQT, from the coding sequence ATGAAAAATAAACTGGTATTGTTATTTATGATCGTAACCGCAGCCGTGCTTGGAGGATTGCTGGGGAATCTGTGCGAGGGGGTATACGGGGTCAGCTGGCTTGCCTATTCCAAAGCCATCGGTCTGGATGCTACCACCCTGAACCTGAGCGTATTTGACCTGACCTTCGGGATTCATTTCCAGCTCAATGTGGCGCAGATCATTCTGCTGGCAGTGGCGCTGTTCGTATCCCCCAAGATCGCAAACGCCATTCAGACCTGA
- the dut gene encoding dUTP diphosphatase has product MKLQIMRLRPEAILPEQQTPGSAGYDLSACLTEDLVIEPGDCVPVSTGIALCPDRQDVVLLVYARSGLATKHGVSMANGVGVIDSDYRGEVLVPLVNRGREPFRITPGMRIAQLVVTPVLLPRTEEVQQLPDSARGAGGFGSTGA; this is encoded by the coding sequence ATGAAATTACAGATCATGCGCCTGCGGCCGGAGGCGATCCTGCCGGAGCAGCAGACCCCGGGCAGTGCCGGGTACGATCTTTCCGCCTGTTTGACGGAGGATCTGGTGATTGAGCCGGGTGACTGCGTGCCGGTGTCTACGGGCATCGCCCTGTGTCCCGACCGGCAGGATGTGGTGCTGTTGGTATATGCCCGCTCCGGGCTTGCCACCAAGCACGGCGTATCCATGGCCAACGGGGTGGGCGTCATCGACAGCGACTACCGGGGTGAGGTGCTGGTGCCACTGGTGAATCGGGGGAGGGAGCCCTTCCGGATCACACCGGGTATGCGGATCGCTCAGCTTGTGGTAACGCCGGTGCTGCTGCCCCGGACAGAAGAAGTACAGCAGCTGCCGGATTCCGCACGGGGTGCCGGCGGATTCGGCTCTACTGGAGCATAG
- the mgsA gene encoding methylglyoxal synthase encodes MNIALIAHDSKKELMIQFCIAYCGILSRHNLCATGTTGKQVSEATGLHIQRYLSGSQGGDQQICARISCNEIDVLLFFRDPINPKSNEPNDMNLLRLCDVHNVPVATNIATAEALILALERGDLDWREIGNPSL; translated from the coding sequence ATGAACATAGCATTGATTGCCCACGACTCCAAGAAGGAACTGATGATCCAGTTCTGTATTGCATACTGCGGTATCCTGTCCCGTCACAACCTGTGCGCCACCGGTACCACCGGCAAGCAGGTCAGCGAGGCTACCGGTCTGCACATTCAGCGATATCTGAGCGGTTCCCAGGGCGGCGATCAGCAGATCTGTGCCCGTATTTCCTGCAACGAGATTGATGTGCTCCTGTTTTTCCGGGATCCCATCAATCCCAAGTCCAACGAACCCAACGATATGAACCTGCTGCGGCTGTGCGACGTACACAACGTACCGGTTGCCACCAATATTGCAACCGCAGAGGCTTTGATCCTGGCACTGGAACGGGGCGACCTGGATTGGCGTGAAATCGGAAATCCCTCCCTGTAA
- the hisS gene encoding histidine--tRNA ligase: MALNLKRPNGTEDITPANIHKWYTVEQVARSVAQSYGFREIRIPTFENTELFQRSVGETTDVVQKEMYTVMAKETKFTLRPEGTAGTIRAMLQNGLLNEALPQKVFYLLSCFRHERPQAGRLREFHQFGLEMAGSAEPVADAEVISLAKAVLDTLGLKGIQLYINSIGCPTCRAEYHKALRAYFEARKDQLCDTCLSRLEKNPMRILDCKSPICGELGKDAPVILDYLCEDCKTHFEKLQGYLKAMDIDFSINPKIVRGLDYYTKTVFEFVTTDIGAQGTVCGGGRYDGLIEELGGQHQPALGFAMGIERLLLTMESQGCDFLEPNHCDLYIATMDPEGVSRAMQYANLLRQEGFWVEYDLLGRSFKSQMKYADKIGTSYLLVLGENELTTGNANLKNMKTGEQTPLLLDDSFVDSFTNVAMYGMFDGVMDEISF; the protein is encoded by the coding sequence ATGGCTTTGAATTTAAAACGACCCAACGGCACGGAGGATATTACCCCGGCAAACATCCACAAATGGTACACCGTAGAGCAGGTAGCCCGCAGTGTGGCGCAGTCCTATGGCTTCCGGGAAATCCGCATCCCCACCTTTGAAAACACGGAGCTGTTTCAGCGCTCTGTGGGGGAGACCACGGACGTGGTGCAGAAGGAAATGTACACCGTCATGGCAAAGGAAACGAAGTTTACACTCAGACCGGAGGGCACTGCCGGCACTATCCGTGCGATGCTGCAAAACGGGCTGCTGAATGAGGCACTGCCCCAGAAGGTGTTCTATCTGCTGTCCTGCTTCCGGCATGAACGACCCCAGGCAGGCAGACTCCGGGAATTCCACCAGTTTGGTCTGGAAATGGCAGGAAGTGCAGAGCCTGTTGCGGATGCGGAGGTCATTTCCCTGGCAAAGGCAGTTCTGGATACGCTGGGTCTGAAGGGGATCCAGCTGTACATCAATTCCATCGGCTGCCCCACCTGTCGGGCGGAATACCACAAGGCGCTGCGGGCATACTTTGAAGCCCGGAAGGATCAGCTTTGCGACACCTGTCTGTCCCGATTGGAGAAGAATCCCATGCGGATCCTGGACTGCAAGAGCCCTATTTGCGGAGAGCTTGGAAAGGACGCTCCGGTGATCCTGGATTACCTGTGTGAGGACTGCAAGACCCACTTTGAAAAGCTCCAGGGCTATCTGAAGGCGATGGACATTGATTTTTCCATCAACCCCAAGATCGTCCGGGGTCTGGATTATTACACAAAGACCGTGTTTGAATTCGTCACCACCGACATCGGCGCCCAGGGTACCGTATGCGGCGGCGGCAGATATGACGGACTCATCGAGGAGCTGGGTGGACAGCATCAGCCTGCCCTGGGCTTTGCAATGGGGATTGAGCGGCTGCTGCTGACCATGGAGAGCCAGGGCTGTGACTTCCTGGAACCCAATCACTGCGATCTGTACATTGCCACCATGGATCCGGAAGGGGTCAGCCGTGCCATGCAGTATGCAAACCTGCTGCGGCAGGAGGGCTTCTGGGTGGAATATGACCTGCTGGGTCGCAGCTTCAAGTCCCAGATGAAATATGCGGACAAGATCGGCACCTCTTATCTGCTGGTGCTGGGTGAAAATGAGCTGACCACGGGGAATGCAAACCTGAAGAATATGAAGACCGGAGAGCAGACGCCTCTCCTGCTGGATGACAGCTTTGTGGATTCGTTCACCAATGTTGCTATGTACGGCATGTTTGACGGAGTAATGGACGAGATATCCTTTTAA
- a CDS encoding rod shape-determining protein codes for MFTRDIGIDLGTANTLVYLRGKGIIIREPSVVAVNTRTDQARYVGKEAKEVIGRTPGSIVAVRPLKDGVIADFDITTTMLQEFIRKALQGTIFTKARVIICIPSGVTAVERRAVKEAAEKAGAKRVNIIEEPMAAAIGAGLPTLDATGSMIVDIGGGTSEVAVISLGGIVTSRSVRMAGDEFDNAIVNYIRRKYNLLIGERTAENIKLEIGSAFPSEQESSMEIKGRNLLNGLPENITITSAEVRDALAEPLSRVIEAIKITLEKTPPELSADIIDQGITLAGGGALLRGLDKLINRETGMPVYVAEYPLDCVAEGTGRILENLEKYRDLLTEEVRYY; via the coding sequence ATGTTTACAAGGGACATTGGGATCGACCTGGGGACAGCAAATACCCTTGTGTATTTGCGGGGAAAGGGCATTATCATTCGTGAGCCCTCCGTAGTGGCAGTCAATACCCGCACGGATCAGGCGCGTTATGTGGGCAAGGAAGCAAAGGAAGTCATCGGCAGGACTCCCGGCTCCATTGTGGCAGTGCGCCCTCTGAAGGACGGTGTCATTGCGGATTTTGACATTACCACCACCATGCTGCAGGAGTTTATCCGCAAGGCGTTGCAGGGTACCATCTTCACCAAGGCACGGGTCATTATCTGCATTCCCTCCGGGGTTACGGCGGTGGAACGCCGTGCAGTCAAGGAGGCGGCGGAAAAAGCTGGCGCCAAGCGGGTGAATATCATTGAGGAGCCAATGGCAGCAGCCATCGGTGCAGGTCTGCCTACCCTGGATGCCACCGGCAGCATGATCGTGGACATCGGCGGCGGCACCAGTGAGGTGGCAGTGATTTCTCTGGGGGGTATTGTAACCTCCCGTTCCGTGCGGATGGCAGGGGATGAATTTGACAACGCCATTGTCAATTACATCCGCCGCAAGTACAATCTGCTGATCGGGGAGCGGACGGCGGAAAACATCAAGCTGGAGATCGGTTCGGCGTTTCCAAGCGAGCAGGAGTCCAGCATGGAGATCAAGGGGCGGAATCTGCTGAACGGCCTGCCGGAGAATATTACCATTACCTCGGCGGAGGTGCGGGACGCTTTGGCGGAACCCTTGTCCCGGGTCATCGAGGCCATTAAGATCACCCTGGAAAAGACTCCGCCGGAGCTTTCAGCAGATATCATCGACCAGGGCATTACCCTTGCGGGCGGCGGCGCACTGCTCCGGGGGCTGGATAAGCTCATCAACCGGGAAACCGGCATGCCTGTGTATGTGGCGGAGTATCCCCTGGATTGCGTGGCAGAGGGCACCGGCAGGATCCTGGAAAATCTGGAGAAATACCGGGATCTGCTTACGGAAGAAGTGCGGTATTACTAA
- a CDS encoding peptidoglycan D,D-transpeptidase FtsI family protein: MKETLALLGDRLRAAILVLLVVISVILGGLRLMKIQVVNGTAYLEKAQSTAVYAQPVSAARGEIVDSDGNTIVGNKIGYNIIVEKAYFPADNGAGNAVLLEVANLLKERELDWNDTMPITMVEPFSFLSDSEEQVAKLRTTLNLNTYATAQNCMDKLIGDYDIADTYSPREQRIIAGIRYEMLLRSFAVNNHYTFAEDIPAELVTLIKERRLQLPGFDVIEEAIRTVKQGDILPHEIGTVGPIYSKEEFEQLKENGHSYLLSDTVGKSGLELALEKELRGTDGVKEITYVNGKVASSQITQEAVGGNRVQLTVDSEFQRGLQGVLEDMMQYLRDLNDPAYDEVSAGALVVLDVKSNAVLGMATAPTYNLEDLMNDYQSVLNGENTPLVNRATDGLYRPGSTFKTITATAGLNTGIINAGSTYFCTRNYKYLDSTVHCTGYHSAINVTRAIQVSCNIFFYELAQRLGIDTISEYATYYGLGQSLGLESGDAAGRLANPQTFEKLEMPWYAGYVLQAAIGQSEVQVTPLQMAVAASTIANEGVRYRPHLVDGVYNNAGTKLISKTEPVIAEKINVQYDSVYPLIRQGMILAAQSTMPKEYSLTHLGFQTAIKTGTPQSPRGTDSFVIGFAPAEDPEIAFAGVIEGGNYAKYMVRKVLELYADCYPDTKIGEHLTGE; this comes from the coding sequence ATGAAGGAAACCTTGGCACTGCTGGGGGATCGGCTGCGGGCGGCAATTCTTGTGCTGCTGGTGGTGATATCCGTGATCCTGGGGGGATTGCGGCTGATGAAGATCCAGGTGGTCAACGGCACCGCATACCTGGAAAAAGCCCAGTCCACCGCTGTGTATGCCCAACCGGTCAGCGCTGCCCGTGGGGAGATCGTGGACAGTGACGGCAATACCATCGTGGGCAACAAGATTGGCTATAATATCATTGTGGAAAAGGCATACTTCCCGGCGGACAATGGGGCAGGGAATGCTGTTCTGCTGGAGGTTGCCAATCTGTTGAAGGAGCGGGAGCTGGACTGGAATGACACCATGCCCATTACCATGGTAGAGCCATTTTCCTTTCTGAGCGATTCCGAGGAACAGGTGGCAAAGCTGCGCACAACCTTGAATCTGAACACCTATGCCACTGCCCAGAACTGCATGGATAAGCTGATCGGGGACTACGACATTGCGGATACCTATTCTCCCCGGGAGCAGCGGATCATCGCAGGCATCCGGTACGAAATGCTGCTGCGGAGCTTTGCAGTGAACAATCACTACACCTTTGCGGAGGATATCCCGGCGGAGCTTGTGACGCTCATCAAGGAGCGGCGCTTACAGTTGCCGGGCTTTGACGTGATCGAGGAAGCCATCCGCACCGTCAAGCAGGGTGATATCCTGCCCCATGAGATCGGTACTGTGGGCCCCATCTACAGCAAGGAGGAATTTGAGCAGCTGAAGGAAAACGGGCACAGCTATCTGCTGTCGGATACGGTGGGGAAAAGCGGACTGGAACTGGCATTGGAGAAGGAGCTGCGGGGCACGGACGGGGTCAAGGAGATCACCTATGTGAACGGCAAAGTGGCTTCCTCCCAGATCACCCAGGAGGCTGTAGGCGGCAACCGGGTGCAGCTGACGGTGGACAGTGAATTCCAGCGGGGGCTTCAGGGGGTACTGGAGGATATGATGCAGTACCTGCGGGATCTGAACGATCCGGCATATGACGAGGTTTCCGCCGGGGCGCTGGTGGTGCTGGACGTGAAGTCCAATGCGGTGCTGGGTATGGCGACCGCTCCCACCTATAACCTGGAGGATCTGATGAATGACTATCAGTCCGTGCTGAACGGGGAGAACACCCCTCTGGTCAACCGGGCGACGGATGGTTTGTACCGACCCGGCTCCACCTTCAAGACCATCACCGCTACGGCAGGGCTGAATACGGGGATCATCAACGCCGGCTCCACTTATTTCTGTACCAGAAACTATAAGTACTTGGACAGTACGGTGCATTGTACCGGCTACCACTCTGCCATCAATGTGACCCGTGCCATTCAGGTGTCCTGCAACATCTTCTTCTATGAGCTTGCCCAGCGGTTGGGCATCGACACTATTTCCGAGTATGCTACTTACTACGGCTTGGGGCAGTCCCTGGGGCTGGAGTCCGGGGACGCTGCCGGACGGCTGGCAAATCCCCAGACCTTTGAAAAGCTGGAGATGCCCTGGTACGCAGGTTATGTGCTCCAGGCTGCCATCGGTCAGTCCGAGGTGCAGGTAACACCCCTGCAAATGGCGGTGGCGGCATCCACCATTGCCAACGAAGGGGTGCGCTATCGTCCCCACCTGGTGGATGGTGTGTACAACAACGCAGGCACCAAGCTGATCTCTAAGACCGAGCCGGTGATCGCAGAAAAGATCAATGTGCAGTATGACTCGGTGTATCCTCTGATCCGGCAGGGCATGATTCTTGCCGCCCAGAGCACCATGCCGAAGGAGTATTCCCTGACCCACCTGGGGTTTCAGACTGCCATCAAGACCGGTACCCCCCAGTCCCCCCGGGGTACGGACTCCTTTGTGATCGGGTTCGCCCCGGCGGAGGATCCGGAGATTGCATTTGCCGGGGTGATCGAAGGGGGCAATTACGCCAAGTACATGGTGCGCAAGGTGCTGGAGCTGTATGCAGATTGCTATCCGGATACCAAAATCGGTGAACATCTAACAGGCGAATAA
- a CDS encoding peptidase U32 family protein, whose translation MADRLPELLAPAGGPDALLAALRCGADAVYVGAWDFSARQSAENFDAAALQEACRLCHLYGAKLYLAVNTLVFDNQFVLLDALIRQAAEAGVDAFIMQDLGAIARVRQICPTMPIHASTQMTIHTVQGALEAARLGIRRVVAARELSCKELETLCSTGMEIEVFCHGALCMSVSGQCYLSAMVGSRSANRGRCAQACRLPFTSCGDPEACTLSLKDLCSVQQIPALVQMGVASLKIEGRMKRPEYVAAAVTAYRQALQGQPVDLEQLRAVFSRSGFTDGYLTGKRQKMFGIRSREDVTAAKQVLPKLQSLYAKPGKRAALHAKLELAAGQSARLTLADDAGHIACVEGDVPEPARTAALDVQRLERQLSKLGDTIYTLAHTELTGEQGLMLSAGSLNAMRRAGVQQLDAARIRDNTPVHTLAWSEPMPIHPARTEAWGLHIHAREAAQFSRIPSEQYALAGLPLEQWQPDSLIPMEKRMLMLPRFIEDEAGLMSRLEEMYSKGYRHLLCSNLAHIALGRQLGFVLHGDFGLHVANSAAADAYSQLGLSDLILSVELKRGAMQQLHSPVPSGAVLYGRLPLMLMRNCPIRNEVGCKQCGHALTDRTGRSFPVYCTGGYAELLNAEPVYLADRLEEWNRMGFGVLLFTTESPEQTARIIEQYRTGHAVLPERYTRGLAYRGVQ comes from the coding sequence ATGGCTGATCGGCTGCCGGAGCTGCTGGCGCCTGCCGGTGGTCCGGATGCATTACTGGCTGCCCTTCGGTGCGGCGCAGATGCAGTATATGTCGGGGCGTGGGATTTTTCCGCCCGGCAAAGTGCGGAAAACTTTGACGCAGCCGCTTTGCAGGAAGCATGCAGATTGTGCCACCTGTACGGCGCAAAGCTGTATCTGGCGGTGAATACCCTGGTATTCGACAATCAGTTTGTCCTGCTGGATGCTTTGATCCGGCAGGCAGCGGAGGCAGGGGTGGACGCTTTTATCATGCAGGATCTGGGTGCCATTGCCCGGGTGCGGCAGATCTGCCCCACCATGCCCATCCATGCTTCCACCCAGATGACCATCCACACAGTGCAGGGAGCTTTGGAGGCTGCCCGGCTGGGGATCCGCCGGGTGGTGGCGGCACGGGAGCTGTCCTGCAAGGAACTGGAGACCCTTTGCAGCACCGGCATGGAGATCGAGGTATTCTGCCACGGTGCGCTGTGCATGTCCGTGTCCGGTCAATGCTACCTGTCCGCCATGGTTGGCTCCAGAAGTGCCAACCGGGGCAGATGCGCCCAGGCGTGCCGGCTACCCTTTACCAGCTGCGGCGACCCGGAGGCGTGTACCCTGTCCTTGAAGGATCTTTGCAGTGTGCAGCAGATCCCGGCACTGGTGCAGATGGGGGTTGCATCCCTTAAGATCGAGGGGCGGATGAAGCGGCCGGAGTATGTAGCGGCGGCAGTCACCGCCTACCGGCAGGCGCTCCAGGGTCAACCGGTGGATCTGGAGCAGCTGCGGGCGGTGTTTTCCCGGAGCGGCTTTACAGATGGATACCTGACCGGAAAGCGGCAGAAGATGTTCGGCATCCGCAGCCGGGAGGATGTGACGGCGGCAAAACAGGTGCTGCCAAAGCTGCAAAGCCTGTATGCAAAGCCCGGCAAGCGTGCCGCTCTGCATGCAAAGCTGGAACTGGCGGCAGGACAGTCTGCCCGGTTGACCCTGGCGGACGATGCGGGGCATATTGCCTGTGTGGAAGGGGATGTCCCGGAGCCTGCCCGGACTGCTGCGTTGGACGTACAGCGTCTGGAACGGCAGCTTTCCAAGCTCGGGGATACTATTTACACCCTGGCGCATACAGAACTGACCGGGGAACAGGGGCTGATGTTGTCCGCTGGCAGTCTGAACGCCATGCGCCGGGCTGGAGTGCAGCAGTTGGATGCTGCACGGATTCGGGACAACACCCCGGTACATACCCTTGCCTGGTCGGAGCCTATGCCCATCCATCCTGCACGGACGGAGGCGTGGGGGCTGCACATTCACGCAAGAGAGGCGGCACAGTTCAGCCGGATCCCGTCGGAGCAGTATGCACTGGCGGGATTGCCCCTGGAGCAATGGCAGCCGGACAGCCTGATACCCATGGAAAAGCGAATGCTGATGCTTCCCCGGTTCATAGAGGATGAAGCGGGACTGATGTCCCGGCTGGAGGAAATGTACAGCAAGGGCTACCGACATCTTTTGTGCAGCAATCTGGCGCATATCGCCCTGGGCAGACAGTTGGGCTTTGTGCTTCACGGGGATTTCGGGCTGCATGTCGCCAATAGTGCCGCCGCAGATGCTTACAGTCAACTTGGGCTTTCGGATCTGATCCTGTCTGTGGAACTGAAACGGGGCGCCATGCAGCAGCTGCACAGTCCGGTACCATCCGGGGCGGTGCTTTACGGCAGATTGCCCTTGATGCTGATGCGAAACTGCCCCATCCGCAATGAGGTGGGCTGCAAACAGTGCGGACATGCTCTCACTGATCGGACGGGGAGAAGCTTTCCGGTGTATTGCACCGGGGGTTATGCGGAGCTGCTGAATGCGGAGCCTGTTTACCTGGCGGACCGGCTGGAGGAATGGAATCGGATGGGATTCGGCGTGCTGCTGTTTACCACGGAGTCGCCGGAGCAGACAGCCCGGATCATAGAACAGTACCGGACAGGGCATGCCGTCCTGCCGGAGCGATATACCCGGGGGCTTGCCTACCGGGGGGTGCAGTAA